A genomic window from Salvia hispanica cultivar TCC Black 2014 chromosome 5, UniMelb_Shisp_WGS_1.0, whole genome shotgun sequence includes:
- the LOC125190864 gene encoding ER membrane protein complex subunit 10 codes for MATTTIARILSCFFLLNIVLQLATTSFAFQSDELLVDDDEFGLEGGRLPDPPPETRPATSTRRRSAESGSDLDSKIQFQLEHAFGDSDFSPAGTFTARLKTWPNGGQTLTKLRFSRNALSQTDKENFERLIEGDDFYQIRLPSNLLNPPGREHVISSVKARCLSQRDALDEHFVINMDGVNVLGVNYGPPGSCQYPRVSRPPTKWSFNSHTLLKYSNEVLRTPVFTEAVLGENGEGEELKPPERSFWAKYWMYLIPLGLIVMNAMTQAMNLPEEQGAGQPGSQGPQAISGRGQAPAVRRRN; via the exons ATGGCGACCACCACAATCGCCCGAATTCTCTCTTGCTTTTTCCTTCTCAACATCGTCCTTCAACTCGCCACCACCTCCTTTGCTTTCCAGTCCGACGAACTCCTCGTCGACGACGACGAATTCGGCCTCGAGGGCGGCCGCCTTCCCGATCCGCCGCCCGAAACCCGCCCCGCCACTTCAACTCGCAGACGTTCCGCAGAATCGGGTTCGGATCTCGACTCCAAAATACAGTTCCAGCTCGAGCACGCCTTTGGGGACTCCGATTTCTCGCCCGCCGGGACTTTCACTGCTCGCCTCAAAACGTGGCCCAATGGCGGCCAG ACGCTAACGAAGCTTCGGTTCTCGAGGAATGCCTTAAGTCAGACTGATAAGGAGAATTTCGAA AGACTTATAGAAGGAGATGACTTCTATCAGATAAGACTTCCATCAAACTTGCTAAACCCGCCTGGAAGAGAGCACGTCATCTCATCTGTGAAGGCG AGATGTCTTTCGCAGCGGGATGCACTCGATGAACATTTTGTCATAAACATG GACGGTGTGAATGTCTTGGGCGTTAATTATGGTCCACCTGGATCTTGCCAATATCCCCGTGTATCAAGACCT CCTACGAAGTGGTCTTTCAACTCTCATACGCTTTTGAAGTATAGTAATGAGGTTCTTAG AACTCCAGTATTTACAGAAGCAGTTCTTGGAGAGAACGGAGAAGGTGAAGAATTGAAACCACCGGAGAGGTCCTTCTGGGCTAAATAT TGGATGTACTTAATTCCTCTTGGGCTCATAGTCATGAATGCCATGACTCAAGCCATGAACCTGCCTGAGGAACAGGGTGCTGGGCAACCAGGCTCGCAAGGCCCACAAGCAATATCAGGACGTGGTCAGGCTCCTGCAGTGCGAAGAAGAAACTAG